Genomic segment of Megalobrama amblycephala isolate DHTTF-2021 unplaced genomic scaffold, ASM1881202v1 scaffold558, whole genome shotgun sequence:
TCTTTCTGGATGCTGGTAttgaaaataagtaaataagcaTTTACTCTGAATACAGATAACGTGTCTAATGTATCTATCTGTGTACGATGACCCTAGATAAACAGTCTCTACACAAATAGCAATCACATTTAGCAACAACCTAATGCCAAGGCTTTTGGAAAAGGTTTGGTTAGCTTATATTTATGTTTCACTTGGTCGGGTGATCAGTCCGGGAATGGGAAACGTTGTCCACTGGTATCCTTCCGTGTGCAGTGGGAGACTGGATTGCTTTCCAACAGCTGCAGAGCTGCACTGAGTGCTGGAGGTCTTTGTGTAATCCAGAGAACTGTAGATGGTGGTCAGTCAGTAGGATCTTCTGTAGGTTGGAGGTACTTGGGTTATGCAGGTCAGGAGTCAAAGTCCTCTACAGAAGCAATTTGGCTGCTTGATCCGTGTGGTGAAAGGTTTACTCGCAAGAGTCTCACCTTGGTTGTGCTGTTGTTCTTCCCTcgtcaggtcagaaactcagaACAAGGGTCTGTTCACTTGGGAAAACTTTTATTCCTTCTCATTGGGGAGGGGATTACTAATCCCACCTTTCCTGCTGTGGTGATGTGATTGGGTCACAGCATTCCAGGTGTCCGTCCCTTAACACGCCCACCTTTCATCCTGTGAAACTTGTTGTATTGTTCTAAAATACACAGTTAAATAAGACAATGTCTTTAGGACCTTGGAaatgctttatttctttttcatatCTTTCTCAAAGTCCTTGTGGCAGTGTTCTGAACTCGTAGAGTCCAAACTTGATGTGTATTGGTTGAGGTATCACACTTCTGTCTCAGTGGGTGTAGTTGCATTGGCTTTTATTCCAGGTGTGGTTTCTACtgtgtgtgcacagtttcctggatGAGTACAAGGACACATAGGACATGTTCCTTACAGTATTCCTGTCcatttttggtgatttcaagtcaatatgtttagaaaatgtcttcctttctgagcatttctttgttcttgctgTGCTCTAGCCAGAACCGGTTTGGCAGCCCTAGGAGTCCATGGTCATTCACACCTTGAACTCAGGCATGGAAGCCTGAGGTGAACAAAGGCAACTCGTGATGAGATTAGCCTATCATCAATGGGCCGTTGATGTCATCTTTCCTGTCTTACACCTTTGGCAGTCCTGATTACAATAGTCGTTTACTTGTCGTTGAGGGTCCGATCACATTCTTTTGATTAATCAAAGTGGGACAAAAGAATGTCtgttgtgaagctctggtgcaATCACATCTGTTGTACACTACACCTATAAACTGCAAAGTGACTTGGGAGGGGACTCGCACGTCATGCAGCTTCCTCTGGCCAGTGGGCCTAAGTGCCCCAGTCAAGAATCCCTAGTTCATGAGGGGGGTGAAAGCCCACTGCCCAAGACGTTCAGCATCCAAGAACCTTGGTCAGGAGCAAAGGGGTGGGAGCCGCTCTAGAAAACCCGTACCACTAGCCACGGCATGGCTCCCAAAGTGCTGGACAAGCTAGTAAAGAATATTCCCACTTTTGCCCAAAACCCTGCAGGGGGTGTTGACGTGCAAGCGTATTTGCAAGACATTGACTCCCTGTTGCAAAATGTGGCCAACGCGAATGCATTTGACAGGTTGTATCTACTCCGAATCACGTCCAGCCATGATGTGCGCACCTTCCTAGATCGGCAGCCAGAAGCTGTCAAATCAGACTACCAGCAGCTGCGACAGGTTATGATCAAAGTGTTTTCTGACCCTGAATCGGACCAAGGGCTCTTCGCTGCCATGGACCTTAAACAGGGCCGTCTGGAAACTGCACAAGCGTACTACAACCGCATACGAAGGGCCTACTTCGGAGCACGTAATGAGCCAGGAAGATTTCAACTTTAAGACTTTATTTCTCCAAAATCTGCACCCTGCGGTGAGTCATCATCTGGGAGTCTTGGCCTGCCCACGGAGTATGTCTACACAGCAGCTGCAAGATTTAGCCCACAAGGCTACATCTGAAAAGAATGTAAAATATCCAACCATTTACCCGGTCTCGGATCACTGTCCAGAACTGGCCCTAGAGGGCGCACACACGCACCACAGTGACAGACCGTTTAACAGAGAGTCAAGACAGTTCCCGACCAGCAGAGGGCAGCCTCACTACGAGGGTGCCCGTCCCAAGCACCAGACCGGGCGTTCTGAAAGATTCTGGGACAAGCCACGTCCATCCAACAACCAAAAGGGCGGTGCCACATGGGAGGCCAGCCGGTGACCCAGAAATTGCAGACCTTCATCAGCCAGAGCTTCAAGCCCTGACCGCCAAAGACAGAATGCCTCCTGACATGCATCGAACAAGCCCAAGTCCGAGCTCGCACAGGAGCAGAACAGTGAAATTATGCCCGAGTCTGCAGAGATCTTGAAGGTCCTGAAAGAGCTGATTCAGAAAAAGCCCCGAAAAGGAAGACATGAAGGACAAGCCAGACTCCTTATGACTAGGAGAGAGGCCTGCTCCCAACGTCTGCCGGTACTTCGAAGAAAATACACTCCGATCTGACACTTCATAATTCATGCAAATGTGGTCATGAATGGAGACAAAGTACTCTGAACTTATGCAAGTAACAACCTTTTAAAATTTGTGTAAACtgagtttccttgctggctctcAAAGATTAACTGTTTGTAATTTTTCCAGTTCTTTGATCACCTCTGTTTTCTTGACTTTACTTTCATTTTCCATATATGTGTATTCTTTGTGTATATTAAGCCTATGTATATGtagtttcatatattaaatacattatattcatgctCAATTGTTTCTGCTGCTCATTCAGAAAACCAAGTCACTTTTACGTTGGATCCTGCAACATTGCTTTATGCTCTAATGCTATAACAGGAAGTCattctcgtggccagagaataacattTCTTTTATAATAGTCTGAGGAAATCCATAGTTTGGTGGACAAACTAGGATAGTTCTTCTAGACAACTATTAAGctagaactaatcatatatgtaattgattataatccgttataattaattcacaatatgtgCAAATGTGCATAATTCCCCTGGGACGATCtatatataattaatcataaggcgttatgatttaatatatatatatttcacccaTGATTTGAGCGAATGGATTAAATACCTGTGAGACATTACAACTAGTTCATTTAAATGTGGTGTGACAAACAAATTAAGTTAGTGGAATGCTGTTTATAacagtggtaacactttacaaaaggtttcatttgttaacattagataAGTACAATAGTTAActtgaactaacaatgaaaaaatcattctaaagcatttattaatcagcatttactaatacattactgaaattaaaagtcgtatttgttaacattatttaatggacATGAGATGACTTGAACtaacaataattatttattaaataaatattaaaaagattaataaatgctgtaataaATGAATTGCTCATTGAAGAGAGCCATAATCCTCCAGATGTCTTTTCCTAGCTTGTCAGATGCACCATAAATGTTGGCCTAGTGTATTAAAAAAGAAGCAGTCCTTTTGTAAGctaaataaagtatttattgtacaaaaaatgatcaaacaacaaataatgatGAACAAGTTTTCTTCTTTGCATGAAAACCAAACTACTTTATAATTAATTTCTCTACACAATATAAAGAGTGACTGAACACGACTGAAAAGAGTACATAAATCTTCAAAGCAGAGTCTTTCAACACTatgtaatgtaaaatgttttcagttggatttttttttttttttttttttttcacgttTACAggtcacaattctttttttttcccacctaaTATATGACAAAAAACACTGAGAACATTAAAATATACAGAAGTTTCAAATCGTAAAACTTGGGGTGATGGCTTGTGATCTCCATATACTTACCATACTTTCTTTGTGTCCTTAAAGGACTTTAATATAGAGACCCTGTGACATTTTAGAAGACTTGTAAATCGTTCAAATAATATTGTTCTAAAAAACATTGACAAAGTAGtcttaatgttttaaacaacattGACAGAACTGGAATGGCAATAGTAAAAATTTGATGATGTGATTACATGCATTTGTAGTTTGACCATAAGTATAGAGGATTTTAGCTCTAGAGATACTATAAAATttgtcaattttcattttatagtaAGACTTCAAACCTTTTGATGAGGTAGTTTTTACTTATTTTGTGATTGATTTACTTTTCAGTAGAGATAATTACTTACTGAAAATTCCCTACTGGTAGTTACTGGCCCATATAACCTTGTTTCTATTCTGaaccaagtaaaaaaaaaaaaaaaaaaaaaaaaaatgttcattgttAGTCACTAAGTTCCAGTCTTATGTGACCTGCATTCTCATTGTGCATGACCACTTTTATTTGAATCACAAACAATAGTTGCCAAAACTTTAGAACTTAATTAATGTCATCTAGAATGTTAAGGCATTAGAGTTCAGTTTTGTGGATTTTATAAGATTACAAAACAGATCCTTTTTAAAGTCCAGGCTTAGATCAGTTTTGAAATTTTAGGTATGGTTTGTCTAAGAGGAGGCCAACTAATAGTATCTGCTTCAGCAGAATGATTTCAAAAGAGATCAAAACAGATACACTATAGTGGACTGGCTATAAACTCCTCAGACATTTGTCAGTTAATAAAATCCATCTACAAATTCTTGTGCTTGAAAAGGTCAAATACAATGGAGACAACAACATGATTCCGCTTGCCATTTACTTCCCATAGTGCAAAATTTATTGTTGGTAAGTAGAGTGCCCAATATAATCTTTTATAtgcacccccccccccttttttttttttccttttttgttaTACACATATATTACTTAGATTTAGTGTAAGAAGGCTCCTCTTTTATCCAACATCATAGTGCTTTTGTTTTCAACAAAGGGACTTCTTTGAAGAATAGAAAAAGATTTCTATTCTACTTCTCCCCCTCTCCATCCTTTGCTTTTTCAGCACTCCCAAATAAGTTTACTATACCATTAAAGGTTGGCAAGGGGCAGGAATGGATATTTGATTAAATACAGAAAAAGTTAAATGAAATGATTTTTCTCTAAATGTCTCTATATTGCAGACACTCATTCAAAAAGTGTCTTATCTACACAGGATAGAGTATTATAGTTGTGATTTACAGTGACATCTGTTCTTTTATGTTGATGTAAATACCTGTGTCAGCATAGGGACCCATATTTAACTGTATTCAGTACAAGTGAATATAGCCATGGACATGGACATGGACatgtattattttgttttactttaaCACTGATTTTTTGATACCAATAAATCACTGAATCCAAATCACTGAAACCAAACTTAGTTCATGGGAAACATTATCTTTACACAAATTACCATTAAATTGTTGTGTGTGACACTCTAGATATGTGTGACATTATCtttttaaataagttatttttgttatttttttcttaagatGATTTTGTCCATCGCAGTTGCTGAAATACATTAATAGTGCTAAAAGCACTATTAGACATGTTCCTTTTCTccttaaaagtattaaaaataaaaatgtcttccTTTTTCTTCCCTTTTCCCTTTGCTTTTTACAAGATCAAGGGTAAAAAGAGGATCAAAGTCATGAAAGGGTGCTTAGATTATTGAGAATGTCGCACCATAGTGGTAGCAGCATTAGTGAAGGGGGTGGGGTGCATGTGTCTCCTGTCATTTCTTCAATGcaccaagaatttttttctaTTCTCTCTGAATGTGGAATACTGCACAAAGTAGCAAAATCACAGGCAATGAGAATATATTTGCTGCAGAGCGGAATTTTGGACCTATGAATCTCTTTGAATGTGGCCAGAGCTACTCAGcgcaatgcattaaaaaaataaaaactaagcaGCCAAGTCTTGTGTGTACAAAATTGTTCAAGATtcaaataataaagtaaaaaatcaTATTAGGATTTATCCTGGACTGTTCTGCTGGACTTGCGAAAGAAActacaaacatgtttttgttctCTGTACATTATGTAGTATTCTTTCCAAAGAATGTAAGGAAAATATAAGGAAATTGTAGAGACTAGCAGATTTTAGACTGCATCCCTGACACCCTCCCTCAATCACTTCCCCTTAGCTCAACCAAAAATCCTCAATTCTATGAACAGCCACAACGGTCCACCACCATTCCTGGGATTTTGCCATGGATTATCTGCTGTTTATCATTGAAGTAGAGCATGTTTATCGGAGACATCTTCGTGGGTGTGCAGCATGGCCCTGCTGAGCCTCTGGGATTGGCATGCTGCACCAGATGAGTATGTGGGTACTTCTGCATGAACATGTACTCACACTGGCCTGAGCAGTAGTTTGCCTTGTAACGTTTAGGAGCAATGATCCAGTCCCAGCCAAAAGCTTCAAAGTCCACTGTGAGTGGGTAGCGACAACAGCGGGATTCTGTGGAGTGCTCATCACAGTCAAGACCCAGATTCCTCCGTGATCGCTTGGTTGTTTCAAGAACCTTGACCTCCAGGAATGGCTGCTGGAGATTAGGGGAGGAAGAAGACATACAGAAATGGGTCAAGCCGCTGGGACAAAAAGGTATACATGAATGGTTGTAACTCCAAAACCTTCTTTGAAGTGATTAATTTGAatccattttaatttgaaacagGTTTCATCAGTACTTTGTACCTTATATAAACAGCAGTCTCAAATGTATGTCAAATGATTGTTTGTGATCAGATTGTGTaatgagatttgagagctaCCAGTGAACaataacatttcatttttttcctcacagtGGAAATATGTGGGTTCAGAAAGAATTTGGAAAACTGAGCAGGTGTATGGacaaattttatgttttttgtttgtttgtttgtttaatttttttttttttttttttcattatcacGATACTCTCTCCTTGGATCCTTGTTATGGAAAATGGATATTCTtccaaaaatcatttttaaacttCTGAAATAAGAAAACTGACTGGTAGAATGATTAGGCGTGCCAAAGCTGGGATTTATTTGAACGGAGGAttacagcatttttttgaaacagaaatatcTATTTTTAATAGTCTAGCAGGTCTAAGGGTGCTTACCAGTCCCTCCTCTCCAGGCCGCAGAGACGTCACAGCCAGGTCATTGCCACTCTCATCATAGGCGTTTATATCAATGCCCCAGTTTGTATGTGGCTGCTTGAACCAGTTCTGCAACACATGTTTGAAATCAATGCTCTGCCAATGACCAACTTGAGAATTGAGCTCGATCTTGAGTGACCGGATGCGGATGTGTCTGCTTCCTTGCTCAGTGATAGGTTTAAGGCGAAGGATCTGCAGGTAAACAGTGGAAGTTTGCTGTAGTGGCCGCAGATAAACCCACAGCTGGGCTTTCAGGACTTTGGTAAACATCAGTTTTGGACTGAACTTGAAGAAACAACAGCTGGGTTTCCCATCCACCTGCACGAGAGGTTCAGCTGaaggaaacaaaataaaattctaTTAATCACTGCAATCAAATGGTATGatagaaaaaaacagaataaaacagtGTTCAATgaatatactgtcattaaaatgttaattttaaaaatacaaataaaattatttaaaaaagtaaagattctgaaagcatttAATTAGATCccataataatttaatgtagctttacagtagtaacaaataaatatgacattttattatatgatatgattaatatcatatttttaaatttgatgatttcattataaatatggtgATTATCTCTAAGGTGGACACCTGACTTGATACATGATATTTACCAACTGAATCTAATCATGTCGTTtgaacaaatggaaaagtcagccagctgtttattatcattttaattacTGTGCCTGTAGCCCTAACAGCAGCGGCGCCTTTTACCCTAAATATCATACTTTTACAAATTCTtctgttattgaaaaactgtagctttaattaccttgaacaaaactaaaaatcattaacaagacctttgttaatTGTTGTAATAGTCCGTTTGAAGCCACCATTATGGTGATAATGTTCCCTTTAGTTGGGAGCTTGGCCCTtgactttgtttattttaattatctttCAGCAATTGTTGAAAGTCTACAATGTTTTGTGCTCATGACTGCAGTTACTTACCTGGATGAGTATAAATCAAATGGATGGACTGTAACATGATTGTATGATTAAGTTTAGATAGTTGCTTACCAAGTATGCAG
This window contains:
- the LOC125262028 gene encoding growth/differentiation factor 11-like, with product NFILFPSAEPLVQVDGKPSCCFFKFSPKLMFTKVLKAQLWVYLRPLQQTSTVYLQILRLKPITEQGSRHIRIRSLKIELNSQVGHWQSIDFKHVLQNWFKQPHTNWGIDINAYDESGNDLAVTSLRPGEEGLPFLEVKVLETTKRSRRNLGLDCDEHSTESRCCRYPLTVDFEAFGWDWIIAPKRYKANYCSGQCEYMFMQKYPHTHLVQHANPRGSAGPCCTPTKMSPINMLYFNDKQQIIHGKIPGMVVDRCGCS